The Flavobacterium faecale genomic sequence AAAGCCAATTAGATTTTGTCGTAAAGCTTCGCCTTTTGGAGCCCATAATGGCAACCCCATTCCTACTTGTTCGTCAAAATAGAATAGTTCTAATTCTTTACCTAATTTGCGGTGGTCTCGTTGTTTTGCTTTTTCTAAAGATTCTAGATACAAATCAAGTTCCGCTTTTTTAGGAAACGAAATCCCATAGACACGCGTTAGCATTTTATTTTTTTCGTTGGCACGCCAATACGCTCCAGAAATAGCAGTAAGCTTTACTGCTTTAATAAAGGAAGTGTTTGGTATATGAGGACCTGCACACAAATCTGTAAAGTTCCCTGTTTCGTAAAATGTAATTGACCCGGTAGATAAACCTTCAATTAATTCTAATTTATAAGGGTTGTAATGTTGCTTAAAAAAATCAATAGCCAATGTTTTTGCGACTTCTCTTCTATTGTTTAATGATTTTTTCTGGGCTAATTCCAGCATTTTGTTTTCGACTTTATTAAAATCAGCCTTGGTAAATTTGCATTCGCCAAAATCAACATCATAATAAAATCCGTTATCTATTGCTGGACCCGTCCCGAGTTGAACGCCTGGATATAATTCTTGCAAAGCTGCTCCCAACAAATGCGCAGAAGTGTGCCAAAAAGCATTTTTGCCTTCGTCATCTTTCCAAGTCAGTAAGTTAACTTTAGCTTCATTTGGAATAGCATAATTTAAGTCAATAATTTGGCCGTTTACATTTGCCACAAGTACTTCTTTGGCTAAAGAAGTACTTATAGACTCTGCTACATCTTGGATAGAAACCGACTCTTGATGAAATGTTTTTTGAATATTTGAGGCTAATTTCAATGTAATCATAGTTGTTTTTTTGGTTTAAAAATTTGAACTTTCTGGATTGCAAAGCTTAAATGGGTCTTCGACTATATCGATGCAATACGTTATGTTTCTAAAAATTGCTTTCAGACAGTGTTTTTTTGAACTGATTCTACCTTAGGAGATACGATTAAGGTGTTTTTTCGAATTCCTGCTGTTTGTATTGATATGATAGCTATGTGAACATAATCAGAAGTTTTATTTTGTGTTTTTTATTCATTACAAACTGGTTTGAACTCACATGATATTGGACAAAATATAGTTCAATTTGCTAAACTTGATTCAGTCGTTGTCCAATAGGATACAGCAGCGTAATTTACACTGTCCCACATTAATCTATTTTTCAAATAATCCCTCAATTTATTAACAGTTTCATATTCAGCAGCTATGTAGATGTAAGTTTCATTTTCTTTTTTATCTCTCAGCAGAGTTTTTGAAATACTCGCTAGATAACTTCCTTTTTCAGGATGCGGGTTATGCAACCATCTAATTTGAGTTTCTGTTTTAGAAAGTAGTGGGATTTCATCTTTTGCACCGTAGACTTCTAGGAGGACCTCCGCTTTCACACCATCGGGTAGTTGTTCTAAAATGCAGCTAATGACCGGAAGTGCTGTATAATCACCTATAAGTATGTATCGGTCATATTTTGGGACAAGTGGTTTTATACCTTGTTTCATCGCAACTTTTAATTTGTCACCTGGTTTCGCTTTTGAAGCCCAGCTTGACGCAGGTCCATAATCTTCATGCAAGACAAAATCAATCTTTAGCTCGCGGTTGAATAAATCTATCTTTCGGTTGGTATAAGTTCTTACCTGCTCAATTGATTCTTCAACGCTACTACTTTTTTCTTCATTGGGAAGATGAATGTTATGCGTCCCTTGTGATGGTATGAACAGCTTATTATTAGAACCTTCTTTTACACTTTTAAGTTGTTCAACTAAACTTTCGGGAATATGAAAAGTAATTCTAAGGTAATGTGGTGTTATTAATTCCTGTTTTTTTACTGTATAAATATCTATTATCTTATTATTAATCTCCATTACTATATATTGTTAAGTTATTGAATAAGGTTATAATTTCAGTAAAATTAAAACTGGACGATTTTTACTAAATAGTGGATATTAATGTCTCAAATATGGCAAAATAGTTCGGCTACAGTATCTTCGTGATTTCTATTTCTAGTTTATAAATTTATTCTGTTTGAGTCTTTAAATACCTTATGGCAAAGTGTTTTCGTCAATTAACGTATCTTGAAAAGAACAGACATTATCATTAAATATTTTTAATTCAATTTCCCCCCGCATTAGTCAAGTTCCTGAAGTAAATCACCAAGGTCGAGTTCTTTAACTAACATGTTAATGGATCCGTCGGAGTCGTACGACCAAAGTTCCTTTGGTCTATCCCAATAAAGTTCTACACCATTACCGTCCGGATCATTCAGGTAAAGGGCTTGAGAAACTCCGTGGTCACTCGCACCAGTCATAGGATAATTTGCTATTCGAATTCGATGATAGATTTTGTCGATTTCTTTCCTTGTAGGATAAAGAATAGCGGTGTGGTAAAGCCCGACGCCCTTCACGGGTGCGGGTGGCAATCCTGCACTATGCCAAGTATTGAGACCTATATGATGATGATAACCACCCGCTGATAGAAAAGCCGCCTGTTTCCCGTAGGTAGAAGTCAGTTCAAAACCTAATAAATCTTTATAAAAACTTAGTGAACGATCAAGGTCGGCTACCTTTAGATGCACGTGTCCTATCCTTGTATTTTTGGGAATTGTATATTTTTCTTTCATAGCGCAATGTGATTTCTTTAGTTTATTCAATCTATAAATAGCTATTTTTCTATGTGCTACTTAGCTTCGTTAAGCTTTAGGCTAAATCATTCTACTAGCACTTAAATGGAATGTAGGCTTTTAACTGTAAACCTTCGTTATAAATTGACGTACAGAAGTTGGTTTCCTATTTAAGAAATTAGACAAGGTATCGTCTTCTTTATCCATTGTTTGTTCCGCTAGAGCTGTACCCCACATAGTGAACATGCCAATATACATTTCTGGTACGCCAGCTTTTTCCATAATAGCTTTGAACTCATTAATATCTGGAGATGTGTACTTGACTTTTTTATTCAATACTTCAGAAATATCTTGAGCTATTGTATTAAAGCCAATGGATTCGGTATTGGTTAATGAATAGGTTTTATTTTTATGATCCTGTGTTGTTAAAACGTGGGCAGCAGCTTCGGCCAACTCTTCACGAAGTACCCAGCTTGCTTTTCCTTCTTCTGCAGGAAACAAAATGCTTTCGTTCTCGGCCACTTTATCGCCCACAAAAGCGAGTATCATTTCAGCATAAATACCATTTTGAAGAATGGTATAATCAATACCACTTTCTTTTAAACAGTTTTCAGTCTCGACGTGGGAATTTTGGAAATCTGCTATGGTTGAATTCTCAAAACCTGCTTTCCTAACAAAGGAAGTATATACAATGTGATTGACTTTTGCTTCCTTGGCCGCTTTTATTACATTTTTGTGATGTAATGTACGGTTTTCAATAGCTTCTCTATTGTTGCTGGATACCAACAATAATTTATCTACTCCTATAAAAGCCTCCACCATTGAACCGTGGTCGGTATAATCGCCTTCCTTAATAAGTATTCCTTTTTCTTTTAAACTAATTGCTTTGGTAGCATCTCTCACTAAAACTGAAATTCCTTTAGGATTTACTCCTTTTTTTAATAAATGTTCAACTGCTTTTACACCAAATTGACCGGTAGCTCCTGTTACTAATATCATATTTCTTTTTATTTAAATGTGTGTAAAAAATTAGTTCAAACTATAATTTTTATTTGTTCTGAAGTTTTTTGTGGCTTACATATGAAGTAATTAAAATTGCAAGAAAAACAATTCCTGCAATAACCTTATCCGCAGGGTCGCCTACTGCATAATGTGCTATAGAAGCCGATCCGAACATAATTGCGAAACCGATGTATGCAGTCTCTTTTAACAATCTAATGGGCAGCCAAAGTAAAACCGCACCGATAAGTTTTGTAATTCCCAATTCAATCCGGAAATAATCTGGAAACCCTAAATGCGCCATTGATACTTTTACTTCAGGTTTGGTTAGGGTCTCAAACGCAATATATACCATCATTGCGGAAATAATTCCTGTTGTAATGTAATAGGTGATTTTTGTTGCTTTCATTTTTTTTATTTTAAAAATTTAGTTTTACAAAATTATGTATATTTACTAACTAAACTACAGTAGTTACCAAAATGTAAGTAGTAACTTTTTGGTTAGTAGATTTAAAAACAAGAATAATGAATAAGAATAAATTAGAGTATTCACCAGTACAATGTACAAATCGTCTATCAGCAACAGAAGATGCCATATACGTTCTTGGAGGTAGGTGGACTATACGAGTTATGATTGCGATTTTAGGCGGTCATAGAAGATTCAATGATTTACAACGTGCCGTAAAAGGTATCTCCGCAAAAATGTTATCAAGTGAATTGAAGAAATTAGAAGTGAATTTATTGGTCGAAAGAACAGTATTTGCAGATCAAATCCCTGTAATTGTAGAATATATTCCTACTGAATATAGTCAATCATTAAAAGACATAATTTCAGCTTTGGCTGAATGGGGAGAAAAGCACAAAACGAAAATCACGACTGATAATTAAATTAGGCTAATATTTGGTGATGACTACCATGGTCCTTGTTTCTGATATGCTTAGAAGTACTACTACTGGTCTTACGCAATACTATTATAATAGTTAATTCCCAAAGTACAGAAGCTATGAAAAGTCAATTAATCCAGTCTATACAAAATCTGGAGAAAGTTATAAAGGAAGCAGGATATGAAAGTAAAAGTATTGTGAGTTTAAACATTTATACAACTTCATCAGCGGAATTTTTTAATTGCTTTAATATTTTCCAGAATTGGATAACTAAACATCAGATAAAACAAGCAAGTACAGTATTGGAAATAACAAGTCTTTTTGAAACATTAAAAATAGAATTAGAAACAACTGTAGTAAAATAGTATTTAAATAAGGCAAACAAGTTTTGAATTAAAAAAACGAATGTAATTTTAAATATAAATTGTTTTTATAATGAATTGAAACTCTTAACTGAAACAATGGTTGATAAAGGATTTCTAAAAGTATTAATCAAGAAATATTACTGATTAGTGATGATATAGATGAATTGATAAATATGAGGGAAAATTACAAAGCACCAACTGTTGGAAAATGGATAAATCATATGGCAATAAGTGATTAAAACAAAGTTAGTGTTGTAAATAAACTAATAGATAAATCGAGAATGAAATGTTTTTAAATGCCCAGATCCTCATACAGAAGCCGTTAGAGGTAATGCAAAAAAAACACTGATAAACTTAAAACATAAATTCGTTTTCATTTTTTTTGTATCAAACATTACAATAATAAATGAGAGGAATACCAAATACTTTTAATGACAAAGAAATAATTTTGAAAGCCCAAGAAATATTTTGGAGAAAAGGATACAATGCTACGTCCTTATCCGACCTAAGTAAAGCAACAGGAGCAGGAGCAAGTAGTTTGTATAACACATTTAAGGGAGGTAAAAAGGAACTTTTTAAAAAATCTCTTTAACAACGAAAAGAAGATCTTAATAATTTCAAGATTAAATTAGCAAACAGTGATAATCCAATTAAATTAATTAAAGATTTTTTTTTAAGTGTAGCAATTGCTTCTGAAGAATCGCACTTTAAAGGCTGTATTGTTGCAAACACAATTGTTGAGATGAGTTTTATAGATAAAGAACTAGAAAACGATGCAATTGAAATTTTAAAAGAAATGGAAAAGCTATACACATCTACTATCCTCTTAGAACAACAAAAAGGAAATATCAAATCTACAATTCCAGCAGATAATTTAGGCAAATTTCTAATTACCCTATGGTGTGGAATTAACTCGTTGCGAAGAATTTATCCAGATAAGGTGATTCTTAAACAACAAATTGAATTACAACTACAAATAATCAATTAAAAAAAATTAATTATTTTTTTAACAATCATTACAGATATAAAGAATGGATTTACAACTAAAAGGAAAAAGAGCATTCATTAGTGGCTCAACACAAGGTATTGGTTTTGCAATTGCGCAATAACTATTAAATGAAGGGGTTTCCGTAATAATTAACGGACGACACAAATTAAAAACAGAGCGGGCAAAAGAAAAACTACAACAACAATTTCCATGTTCAAATATTTCGGCAATATCGGCAGATTTTTCAAAGAAAAATGAAGTTGAAAATTTACTGTTAGAATTGACCGATATAGATATTTTAGTTAATAATGTTGGGGTTTTTGAAGTTGAAGAGTTTAAAAATATAACAGATAAGGACTGGTATAAGTATTTTGAGGTAAACGTAATGAGCAGTGTTCGATTATCTAGAAAACTATTTCCCCTAATGCAAAATAAGAATTGGGGAAGGATTATTTTTATCAGTAGCGAATCGGGTGTGAATGTACCTCAAAATATGATTCATTACGGAATGACAAAAGCTGCAATGTCTGCTATTGCCAATGGACTTTCCAAACTTACAAAAGGAACAGAAATTACGCTTAATACGATTTTGGGAGGACCGACTTATTCTGATGGGGTTGCAGAAGTCATTGAACAAATTGCAATAACTCAAAATCTTGAACTTGAACAAATGAAAAATATAATTTTACAACAATCAAATTCACACATATTATTACAACGCTTTATTAAGCCTACAGAAATAGCAAATTTAGCGACTTATTTATCTAGTCCTTTGTCAATTGCAACATATGGAGCATCAATAAGAGCTGATTCAGGTGTATTGAAAATAATATAAACACGTACGCACACTGGATCACTATTCTAAAACACGTTGTAATTCTCCTCTTTTTCTATCTAAAGGTAATTAATACAAACTAAAGAAACATATTGGTAACCATTACCAACCCAAGGTTAAATCCAAGTCAATATTCTGGCTTTTCAAACAACCAAAACACAAATAAAATGAATGAAGGTACCAAAATAAAACCTGACACAAAAAAAATGTTTTTATTTTAAAATCTATTATTAAAGGGTCTCCCACAACTTTTAATTTTCCTCATAGAACAATAAGTAATGGTTTTTACAAATGATAGAAATATACAAGACCAACGTTCTAAAAAAGAAACAAGCGAAAGAAATAGCAAAAAAAATCAAAGCATTGTTTTCAAATTACAAAGTTAATTTTGACCTTGAGGACTGTGATTGTATTTTAAGGGTAGATACTAGTGGTGGAATATTAGACAATAACACCATCATAGAAATATTCCGTGAAAATAATTTTTATATTGAAATTTTACCAGATGAAGTTCCAATTTTAAAAATCTAAAATTCAATCAAACTTCAATGTTATGGCATACACAGATAATATGTCAAGACTTTCTCGGTTAACAGCAATTCATTTTAAATGACGGTCCAATTTATAAGTTACTTTTGAAGCAAAGTGCACAACAACATATTCAACAAAAATTAATTGATTGTGTTAAAGAATTACTTTCTAATACAGAACTCAATGTTTCACAAATAGCCTATAATTTAGGTTTTTAACATCCACAATCACTTCACAAGGTATTTAAAAATAAAACGAAATTATCACCGTTAGAGTTTAAAAATAATTTTAAAAAATAATAGAAACTACCGCCTAGAACTTAGCGTCCTCTTTCGCTAATAGTTGATTAGTGCATTGCTGTTGAGAATACGCTGTTTTTTTGTTGCCATCTTTCTGGTTTTACTCATTAACTAACCTAAAAGTTACTACTAACCTTATGGTAACTACTATAAAATAATTAGCTAATATACTTAAATTTGTAAAACTAAATTTTTAAACATAAAAAAATGAAACAAATATTGCATATAATTTCAAGTCCAAAAAATGAGGCTTCTATGAGTAGAGTTCTAGGGAAAAAAGTTATCCAAAGTTTAATGGAGAAACACCCACAAGCAAATATTACGGAGTATGATCTTTCAAAAATTCATATGCCTCATTTAACAGAATCACACATTAATGCATTTTTTACACCTGCAGAAGATAGAACTCAAGCTGAAAATGCGGAAATATCTACTTCTGACAAAGCACTGTCTGACTTAATGATAGCTGATATCCTCGTTGTAGAAGTACCAATGTACAACTGGAACATTCCATCAACTTTAAAGGCATATTTTGACCAGATAGCAAGGGTTGGGTTTACTTTCAAATATGAATATAAAGGAGACAGCTTATTACCTACCGGATTATTAAAAAACAAAAAAGCATATATCGTAACTTCTTCTGGTGGTGTTTATTCCGAAGGAAAATTGAAAGAATATGATTTTACCACGAGCTATGTTAAGTTTTTTCTTGAATTAATAGGAATTGAAGTTATTAATATTTTCAGAGCAGAAGGACAAGCGATCTATGGACGTGATGAATCTTTACGAAAAGGGATAGAAAGCATTGTTATAGAATAACGTCTGTCCAACCTCGTAAAGAATATGACCTGCATGATAGAATTGGACTAGCAACTGCAAAATCATTCATCAATGCAGGTGCAATCGTTTGGATTACAATTATGATAAAT encodes the following:
- a CDS encoding SDR family oxidoreductase yields the protein MNGRHKLKTERAKEKLQQQFPCSNISAISADFSKKNEVENLLLELTDIDILVNNVGVFEVEEFKNITDKDWYKYFEVNVMSSVRLSRKLFPLMQNKNWGRIIFISSESGVNVPQNMIHYGMTKAAMSAIANGLSKLTKGTEITLNTILGGPTYSDGVAEVIEQIAITQNLELEQMKNIILQQSNSHILLQRFIKPTEIANLATYLSSPLSIATYGASIRADSGVLKII
- a CDS encoding VOC family protein, with product MKEKYTIPKNTRIGHVHLKVADLDRSLSFYKDLLGFELTSTYGKQAAFLSAGGYHHHIGLNTWHSAGLPPAPVKGVGLYHTAILYPTRKEIDKIYHRIRIANYPMTGASDHGVSQALYLNDPDGNGVELYWDRPKELWSYDSDGSINMLVKELDLGDLLQELD
- a CDS encoding TetR/AcrR family transcriptional regulator, with product MRGIPNTFNDKEIILKAQEIFWRKGYNATSLSDLSKATGAGASSLYNTFKGGKKELFKKSL
- a CDS encoding RidA family protein → MKSQLIQSIQNLEKVIKEAGYESKSIVSLNIYTTSSAEFFNCFNIFQNWITKHQIKQASTVLEITSLFETLKIELETTVVK
- a CDS encoding siderophore-interacting protein, with protein sequence MEINNKIIDIYTVKKQELITPHYLRITFHIPESLVEQLKSVKEGSNNKLFIPSQGTHNIHLPNEEKSSSVEESIEQVRTYTNRKIDLFNRELKIDFVLHEDYGPASSWASKAKPGDKLKVAMKQGIKPLVPKYDRYILIGDYTALPVISCILEQLPDGVKAEVLLEVYGAKDEIPLLSKTETQIRWLHNPHPEKGSYLASISKTLLRDKKENETYIYIAAEYETVNKLRDYLKNRLMWDSVNYAAVSYWTTTESSLAN
- a CDS encoding FMN-dependent NADH-azoreductase — protein: MKQILHIISSPKNEASMSRVLGKKVIQSLMEKHPQANITEYDLSKIHMPHLTESHINAFFTPAEDRTQAENAEISTSDKALSDLMIADILVVEVPMYNWNIPSTLKAYFDQIARVGFTFKYEYKGDSLLPTGLLKNKKAYIVTSSGGVYSEGKLKEYDFTTSYVKFFLELIGIEVINIFRAEGQAIYGRDESLRKGIESIVIE
- a CDS encoding SDR family oxidoreductase — its product is MILVTGATGQFGVKAVEHLLKKGVNPKGISVLVRDATKAISLKEKGILIKEGDYTDHGSMVEAFIGVDKLLLVSSNNREAIENRTLHHKNVIKAAKEAKVNHIVYTSFVRKAGFENSTIADFQNSHVETENCLKESGIDYTILQNGIYAEMILAFVGDKVAENESILFPAEEGKASWVLREELAEAAAHVLTTQDHKNKTYSLTNTESIGFNTIAQDISEVLNKKVKYTSPDINEFKAIMEKAGVPEMYIGMFTMWGTALAEQTMDKEDDTLSNFLNRKPTSVRQFITKVYS
- a CDS encoding winged helix-turn-helix transcriptional regulator, with the protein product MNKNKLEYSPVQCTNRLSATEDAIYVLGGRWTIRVMIAILGGHRRFNDLQRAVKGISAKMLSSELKKLEVNLLVERTVFADQIPVIVEYIPTEYSQSLKDIISALAEWGEKHKTKITTDN
- a CDS encoding DoxX family protein — translated: MKATKITYYITTGIISAMMVYIAFETLTKPEVKVSMAHLGFPDYFRIELGITKLIGAVLLWLPIRLLKETAYIGFAIMFGSASIAHYAVGDPADKVIAGIVFLAILITSYVSHKKLQNK